One stretch of Arachis hypogaea cultivar Tifrunner chromosome 20, arahy.Tifrunner.gnm2.J5K5, whole genome shotgun sequence DNA includes these proteins:
- the LOC112783297 gene encoding mediator of RNA polymerase II transcription subunit 18 yields MECVVQGIIETQHVEALEILLQGLCGVQRERLRIHEICLKSGPNLGPVASEVRLLCDLEQAEPSWTVRHIGGAMRGAGAEQISVLVRTMVESKASKNVLRMFYLLGYKLDHELLRVGFSFHFNRGAQITVTVSSINKMLKVHATDEAVPVTPGIQLVEVTAPATGETYAEVASAVSSFCEYLAPLLHLSKPGISTGVVPTAAAAAASLMSDGGGTTL; encoded by the exons ATGGAATGCGTGGTTCAGGGTATTATAGAGACACAg CATGTTGAGGCCCTTGAGATTCTTCTTCAAGGGCTATGTGGCGTCCAAAGAGAGCGATTAAGGATTCATGAAATTTGCCTCAAGAGTGGTCCAAATCTTG GCCCTGTAGCATCTGAGGTTCGACTTTTATGTGATCTTGAGCAGGCTGAACCATCATG GACTGTAAGACATATTGGGGGTGCAATGAGGGGTGCCGGTGCTGAACAAATTTCAGTTCTGGTTAGGACAATGGTTGAAAGCAAAGCAAGCAAGAATGTGCTTCGTATGTTTTATTTACTTGGGTACAAGTTAGACCATGAACTGCTTAGAGTGggattttctttccattttaacAGGGGTGCACAAATCACTGTAACGGTGTCATCAATCAATAAAATGCTAAAGGTGCATGCAACGGACGAGGCTGTACCGGTAACGCCTGGTATACAGTTGGTGGAAGTAACTGCACCTGCAACTGGTGAAACCTATGCTGAAGTTGCTTCTGCAGTTTCATCCTTTTGTGAATATCTTGCACC GCTTTTGCATCTGTCAAAACCCGGCATTTCAACTGGAGTTGTTCCTACGGCTGCTGCAGCTGCAGCATCCCTTATGTCTGACGGTGGTGGTACAACTTTGTAG